The following are encoded in a window of Solibacillus sp. FSL R7-0668 genomic DNA:
- the pglX gene encoding BREX-1 system adenine-specific DNA-methyltransferase PglX has product MNKSVLKSFATEARRELHEKIQLQALKLGITPEAIQQATLESSDAIFIDGKQLSEIERKQRNKLIARINEIGYDEVIKEAAYTWFNRFIALRYMEVNDYLPTKVRVLSSVNLDSTEPDMFKEALNLDLPIDKELVYNLKIGNNTDELFEYLIKLHCNDLNRYMPFMFENVEGYLEILFPKGLLGTDTFVRKMTDVESISEEDWTNVEIVGWLYQYYISDENERVIKAKKKYKKEEIPYATQLFTPEWIVRYMVQNALGRYWVESHPEHRELIGKWEFYLENPNPESDFEEKIAPYINRELNIEDIKCFDPAMGSGHILTYMFDVLYEIYIKCGYMEREIPRLIIEKNLYGLDIDNRAYQLASFSIVMKALQYNKRFLRNIEREGIVMNLASIQESNILTDEDIAYIAGESIGSEFNDVKEFINQFNDAKTVGSLIKLSQANQGFLEKRLEEIKFNLTDNLFEDAIKIKVMKLLPDLLKQYKIMYNQFDILVTNPPYIGRKFINNVLGTYLKKYYFRTKSDVFAAFLEYSFGMVKSNGHIGFMTPFVWMFISTYEKLRNIVINEKNISSLIQLEYSAFEEATVPICSFTLRNSFTKTSGEYIQLTEFPGAKNQPLKTLAAIENPNVNYRYTSNSEEFNRISGIPIAYWVSNNVREIFENTKPLFEVAKPKVGMFTSDNDRFLRFWHEVKINNIGFSFESREQAQESKLKWFPYNKGGAFRKWYGNNDYVVNWENDGQELKEWGEYLNKVSTPAGRLNNKEYYFKEGITWSDISSSNFGVRYTEKGFLFDISGSSVFPDKQDLYIMLGLLCSKLSFNFLRILNPTMHFQTGNISDIPYKEIKNKEQKERIESLVLDCIYKSKEEWDQFETSWNFTRHPLVKNNNSINLVKFAFENMEKLSEDRFNQVKNNEEQLNEIFIKLYCLENELTSDVNEKDITIRKSDLEKEIKSLISYAIGCTLGRYSLDGEGICYAGGEIDVSHYKTFPLDKDNILPILSGTYFEDDIVKKFVDFIRVTFAAETLEQNLDFIADALGRKKNETARETLRRYFITDFYKDHVQIYKKRPIYWLFTSGKEKAFNCLIYMHRYDKTTLSRIRTDYVHEVQNRMDAERTDLLNVINGDSTVKEIAAAKKELKLLEKKIDELKKYDELLHHMADQQIEIDLDDGVKHNYELFKGLVAPIK; this is encoded by the coding sequence ATGAATAAATCGGTTTTAAAGAGCTTTGCAACAGAAGCACGCCGCGAGCTGCATGAAAAAATTCAGCTACAAGCATTGAAGCTGGGCATTACACCTGAAGCAATACAGCAAGCAACATTAGAAAGCTCGGATGCCATCTTTATTGATGGCAAACAGCTTTCAGAAATTGAGCGTAAGCAACGCAATAAGTTAATCGCACGTATTAATGAAATTGGTTATGACGAGGTAATAAAGGAAGCGGCTTATACATGGTTTAACCGCTTCATCGCACTGCGTTATATGGAAGTGAATGATTACTTACCAACAAAGGTACGTGTTCTTTCTTCAGTGAATCTAGATAGTACAGAGCCAGATATGTTTAAAGAAGCTTTGAATTTAGATTTACCGATTGATAAAGAGCTTGTCTATAACTTGAAAATTGGAAATAACACAGATGAATTGTTTGAATATCTGATTAAACTTCATTGTAATGATTTAAATCGTTATATGCCATTTATGTTTGAGAATGTAGAGGGTTATCTGGAAATTTTGTTCCCTAAGGGCCTACTTGGTACAGATACATTTGTACGTAAAATGACCGATGTAGAAAGTATTTCAGAAGAGGATTGGACGAATGTTGAAATAGTTGGATGGCTATATCAGTACTATATTTCAGATGAAAATGAGCGTGTAATTAAAGCGAAGAAGAAATATAAAAAAGAAGAAATTCCATATGCGACACAACTATTTACGCCTGAGTGGATTGTTCGTTACATGGTGCAAAATGCATTAGGACGTTATTGGGTAGAGTCGCATCCCGAACATCGTGAGCTAATAGGCAAGTGGGAGTTCTACTTAGAGAATCCAAATCCAGAATCAGATTTTGAAGAAAAAATTGCACCGTATATTAATAGAGAGTTAAACATAGAGGATATTAAATGCTTTGATCCAGCAATGGGAAGTGGGCATATCCTTACGTATATGTTTGATGTACTTTATGAGATTTATATTAAATGTGGATATATGGAACGTGAAATACCGAGATTAATTATTGAAAAGAATTTATACGGATTGGATATTGATAATCGAGCATATCAATTGGCGAGTTTCTCGATTGTAATGAAAGCACTTCAGTATAATAAGCGATTTCTTAGAAATATTGAACGAGAAGGTATAGTAATGAACTTAGCTTCTATTCAAGAATCCAATATTTTAACTGATGAAGATATTGCATATATTGCAGGAGAAAGTATTGGTAGTGAATTTAATGATGTAAAAGAATTCATTAATCAATTTAATGATGCTAAGACAGTAGGATCTTTAATTAAACTAAGTCAAGCTAACCAAGGATTTTTAGAGAAAAGATTAGAAGAGATTAAATTTAATTTAACTGATAATCTTTTTGAAGATGCAATAAAAATAAAAGTAATGAAATTACTTCCAGACTTATTAAAACAATATAAAATTATGTACAATCAATTTGATATTTTGGTGACGAATCCCCCGTATATAGGTAGGAAATTCATTAATAATGTTCTTGGGACATATTTGAAGAAGTATTATTTTAGAACGAAAAGTGATGTATTTGCGGCATTTCTTGAATATAGTTTTGGTATGGTAAAAAGTAATGGACACATTGGTTTTATGACCCCTTTTGTATGGATGTTTATATCTACTTATGAAAAGCTGAGAAATATAGTAATTAACGAAAAAAATATAAGTTCATTAATACAACTTGAATATTCAGCATTTGAGGAAGCAACTGTTCCTATTTGTAGTTTTACTTTAAGAAATTCCTTTACAAAAACGTCAGGTGAATACATTCAATTAACTGAATTTCCTGGGGCTAAAAATCAACCATTGAAGACATTAGCTGCAATAGAAAACCCGAATGTTAATTATAGATATACAAGTAATAGTGAAGAATTTAATCGGATTAGTGGAATACCAATAGCCTATTGGGTCAGTAATAATGTAAGAGAAATCTTCGAAAATACTAAACCACTTTTTGAAGTTGCGAAACCTAAAGTTGGGATGTTTACTTCGGATAATGACAGATTTCTTCGTTTTTGGCATGAGGTGAAAATTAATAATATAGGATTTAGCTTTGAAAGTAGAGAGCAAGCTCAGGAGAGTAAATTAAAATGGTTCCCTTATAATAAAGGTGGAGCTTTTAGAAAATGGTATGGAAATAATGATTATGTTGTTAATTGGGAAAATGATGGTCAGGAATTAAAAGAATGGGGTGAATACCTTAATAAAGTATCAACTCCAGCAGGAAGACTTAACAATAAAGAATATTATTTTAAGGAAGGAATAACTTGGTCTGATATAAGTTCTAGCAATTTTGGAGTTAGATATACAGAAAAGGGTTTTTTATTCGATATTTCTGGGTCATCAGTTTTTCCAGATAAACAAGATTTGTACATTATGTTAGGGTTGTTATGCTCAAAATTGTCTTTTAACTTTTTAAGAATTTTAAATCCGACAATGCATTTTCAGACAGGTAATATTTCTGACATACCTTATAAAGAAATTAAGAATAAGGAACAAAAAGAAAGAATAGAATCGTTGGTATTAGATTGTATTTATAAATCGAAAGAAGAATGGGATCAATTTGAAACTTCTTGGAATTTTACAAGGCACCCTTTAGTTAAAAATAATAATTCAATTAATCTAGTAAAATTTGCTTTCGAAAATATGGAGAAATTAAGCGAAGATAGATTTAATCAAGTAAAAAATAATGAAGAACAGTTAAATGAAATATTTATTAAACTCTATTGTTTAGAAAATGAACTTACATCAGATGTAAATGAAAAAGATATTACTATAAGAAAATCAGATTTGGAAAAGGAAATAAAAAGTTTAATTTCATATGCAATTGGTTGTACACTTGGCAGATATTCCTTAGATGGAGAAGGGATTTGTTACGCTGGTGGTGAAATTGACGTATCTCACTATAAAACATTCCCATTAGATAAAGATAATATCTTACCAATTTTATCAGGGACGTATTTCGAAGATGATATTGTGAAAAAGTTCGTTGATTTTATTCGTGTAACGTTTGCGGCAGAAACATTAGAACAGAATCTAGATTTTATTGCAGATGCATTAGGTCGAAAGAAGAATGAAACAGCTCGTGAAACATTACGACGTTACTTTATAACCGATTTTTATAAAGACCATGTGCAAATTTATAAAAAACGCCCAATTTATTGGTTATTTACATCAGGCAAGGAAAAGGCATTCAACTGTTTAATTTACATGCACCGCTATGACAAAACAACCTTATCTCGTATTCGTACAGATTATGTACATGAAGTGCAAAATCGAATGGATGCTGAAAGAACTGACCTATTGAATGTTATTAATGGCGATTCAACAGTTAAAGAAATTGCGGCAGCAAAGAAAGAATTAAAATTGTTAGAAAAAAAAATTGATGAACTGAAAAAGTATGATGAGCTATTGCATCATATGGCAGATCAGCAAATTGAAATTGATTTAGATGATGGTGTGAAGCATAATTATGAGCTGTTTAAAGGGTTAGTGGCACCGATTAAATAA
- the brxC gene encoding BREX system P-loop protein BrxC — protein sequence MILKDMFLKSIERDIRGVIKVAQTSDKDIYNELDEYVVTQELHKHFSKFYDNYQRGIVGKTDKMGVWISGFFGSGKSHFLKILAYLLENRMVENEYPVNLFEDKIKDPLVYANMKKAADIETEVVLFNIDSKSSLDNKSKEDAILRVFMKVFYEHRGYYGDIPGVAEMEKYLDKQGKFEAFKQEFQSLVGESWEARRSTFYFDQDFVIEALGKVINLSEASARKWIEEKVDDFEMDIQTFAKDVKEYIDSKGPNFHLVFLVDEIGQYIGDNRNLMLNLQTLTEDLGTYAEGKVWVMVTSQESIDSIIKVKGDDFSRIQGRFDTRLSLSSISVDEVIKKRILEKQPHVTDKLKAIYPEKSAILKNLISFRESTADLRGYDNEQEFAEVYPFIPYQFKLLQNVFEQVRKHGSSGKHLSEGERSMLSAFKEAALYYKQEEEGTLIPFYAFYDTIKEFLNPAISRVIEGAKENPELKNDELNIDLLKVLFMIKYVKELPATIDNIATLMVTNIDEDKLQLKEKIKSAVRKLIAQTLIQKNGDYYVFLTDDEQDINREIKQVTIDEDVLKRELANTIFLDLYEEKRFNYSKHYAFPFNQKMDEKNYGNQTSSIGVQIISPLSDHYQKSQQELMLLTSGSGEMLIKLGANDSYVEEMEEALKIEDYRKKKNPLQQPENIQNILNNKQVEIKDRKRRVRDLLTEAIKDAEFYIYGEKVEIKGSSVKEKINAAFKVLVDNVFIKLGYIQEHLDSEKDLVALLNTDNSQLSLDDSIVAKPNQEAKREVFEFVDLQDQIKKQITIKKIYDRYQDKPYGWKLLDIAALIAELLTEQRIRIRYNSEYIEPVKDTNKIITTLVKSSESEKAIIVKRTKVDEALIRTAKSICKDVFNTTNLADDEDGLLKDIQGLMETQINEIKGYKARYEGRKYPGMSLLNKGLEYFEQFDSKLDSVSFFEKLKELEDNLLDWEEDIAYVKSFFETNQKELFDKGLAAFKKYEENKSYLFGEEIEQPMQQLQAILNDSIPYKEIKEIPELTNALDVLFNKVLTDKIAFAQEKVQLDYDEVSLLSRQYGVSAETKQNVEFNFTKLLADVTAFTDIYKVDATISQSASLKDRMSRIISQDIAQEAKRKAEQQRIIGGESNVPSVEEVVVQKESVKVTTLVPMKTLATEQDVDQYISTLSAKLKQIIKSNKQIEFIE from the coding sequence ATGATTTTAAAGGACATGTTTTTAAAGAGTATTGAACGTGATATACGTGGCGTTATTAAAGTAGCTCAAACGAGTGATAAGGATATTTATAACGAGTTAGATGAGTATGTAGTAACCCAAGAACTCCATAAGCATTTTTCAAAGTTTTATGATAACTACCAACGAGGAATTGTTGGGAAAACGGATAAAATGGGTGTCTGGATTAGTGGCTTCTTTGGTTCAGGTAAATCGCATTTCTTAAAGATTTTAGCATACCTATTAGAAAACCGTATGGTGGAAAATGAATATCCTGTAAATCTATTTGAAGATAAGATTAAAGATCCATTAGTATATGCCAATATGAAAAAAGCAGCAGACATTGAAACGGAAGTTGTTTTATTCAATATTGATTCAAAAAGTTCTTTAGATAACAAATCAAAAGAAGATGCCATTTTACGTGTGTTTATGAAAGTATTTTATGAGCACCGTGGCTATTACGGAGATATTCCAGGTGTTGCTGAAATGGAGAAATACCTTGATAAGCAAGGCAAATTTGAAGCATTTAAGCAAGAGTTCCAATCGCTTGTAGGCGAAAGCTGGGAAGCACGCCGTAGCACATTCTATTTTGATCAAGATTTTGTCATTGAAGCTTTAGGAAAAGTTATTAATCTGTCAGAGGCTTCTGCACGCAAATGGATTGAAGAAAAAGTAGATGACTTTGAAATGGATATTCAAACGTTTGCGAAAGACGTAAAGGAATACATAGATTCAAAGGGACCAAATTTCCATTTAGTATTTTTAGTAGATGAGATTGGACAATATATCGGTGATAACCGTAATTTAATGCTTAATTTGCAAACGCTAACAGAGGATTTAGGTACTTACGCTGAAGGTAAAGTATGGGTAATGGTTACATCTCAGGAAAGCATCGATTCTATTATTAAAGTAAAAGGCGATGACTTCTCACGTATTCAAGGACGTTTTGATACACGCTTGTCTTTATCTTCAATTTCAGTTGATGAAGTAATCAAAAAGCGTATTTTAGAAAAGCAGCCGCATGTAACAGATAAATTAAAGGCTATTTATCCAGAGAAAAGTGCGATATTAAAAAATCTAATTAGCTTCCGTGAAAGCACAGCTGATTTACGCGGCTATGATAATGAACAAGAATTTGCAGAAGTGTATCCATTTATTCCGTACCAATTTAAGCTACTTCAAAATGTATTTGAACAGGTACGTAAGCATGGATCGTCAGGTAAGCATTTATCTGAGGGAGAGCGTTCAATGCTGTCTGCTTTTAAAGAAGCAGCACTATACTACAAGCAGGAAGAAGAAGGTACGTTAATTCCATTCTATGCCTTTTACGATACAATCAAGGAATTTTTAAATCCAGCGATTTCACGTGTAATTGAGGGAGCAAAAGAAAATCCAGAGTTAAAAAATGATGAATTAAATATCGATTTATTAAAAGTGCTATTCATGATTAAGTACGTGAAAGAGCTGCCAGCTACTATTGATAACATCGCAACATTAATGGTAACAAACATTGATGAGGACAAATTACAATTAAAAGAGAAGATTAAATCAGCTGTTCGTAAATTAATTGCTCAAACATTGATTCAGAAAAACGGTGACTACTATGTGTTCTTGACAGATGATGAGCAGGATATTAACCGTGAAATTAAGCAAGTGACGATCGATGAGGATGTACTAAAACGTGAGTTAGCGAATACGATCTTCCTTGATCTATATGAAGAAAAGCGTTTTAACTATTCAAAACACTATGCTTTCCCATTTAATCAAAAGATGGATGAAAAAAATTACGGCAACCAAACGTCTTCGATTGGTGTGCAAATTATTTCACCATTATCAGACCATTATCAAAAATCACAGCAGGAGTTAATGCTGCTTACATCTGGCAGTGGAGAAATGCTTATCAAGCTAGGTGCAAATGATTCTTATGTGGAGGAAATGGAAGAAGCACTAAAAATTGAGGACTATCGTAAAAAGAAAAATCCATTACAGCAACCAGAAAACATTCAAAATATTTTAAATAACAAGCAAGTCGAAATAAAGGATCGTAAACGTCGCGTAAGAGACTTATTAACAGAGGCTATTAAGGATGCAGAATTCTACATTTACGGAGAAAAGGTAGAAATTAAAGGCTCTTCTGTAAAAGAAAAAATCAATGCAGCATTTAAAGTGCTAGTAGATAACGTCTTTATTAAATTAGGCTATATTCAAGAGCATTTAGATAGCGAAAAAGATTTAGTTGCTTTGTTAAATACGGATAACAGTCAATTGTCTTTGGATGATTCCATTGTGGCAAAGCCTAACCAAGAGGCAAAGCGTGAAGTATTTGAATTTGTTGATTTACAGGATCAAATTAAGAAACAAATAACGATAAAAAAAATATATGATCGTTATCAGGATAAGCCATATGGGTGGAAGTTGTTAGATATTGCTGCACTTATTGCTGAATTATTAACAGAGCAACGTATTCGCATTCGCTACAATTCTGAATATATTGAGCCAGTAAAAGATACGAATAAAATTATTACAACATTAGTGAAGTCGTCAGAATCAGAAAAAGCGATTATAGTAAAACGTACTAAAGTAGATGAAGCATTAATTCGAACTGCTAAAAGTATTTGTAAGGATGTGTTTAATACAACGAACTTAGCAGATGATGAGGATGGTTTACTAAAAGACATTCAAGGCTTAATGGAAACGCAAATTAATGAAATTAAAGGCTATAAGGCTCGTTATGAAGGACGTAAATACCCAGGGATGAGCCTATTAAATAAAGGGCTAGAGTATTTCGAGCAATTTGATTCCAAATTAGATAGTGTTTCTTTCTTTGAAAAGCTAAAAGAGTTAGAGGATAACCTGTTAGATTGGGAAGAGGATATTGCTTATGTGAAAAGCTTCTTTGAAACGAATCAAAAAGAGTTATTCGATAAAGGCTTAGCGGCATTTAAAAAATACGAGGAAAATAAATCGTACCTATTTGGTGAAGAGATTGAACAGCCAATGCAGCAACTACAGGCGATACTAAATGATTCGATTCCATATAAGGAAATTAAAGAAATCCCAGAGCTAACGAATGCTCTTGATGTTTTATTTAATAAAGTCTTAACAGACAAAATTGCTTTTGCACAAGAAAAGGTGCAACTAGATTACGATGAGGTATCATTATTATCTCGACAATATGGTGTATCTGCTGAAACAAAGCAAAATGTTGAATTTAATTTTACTAAGTTATTAGCTGATGTTACAGCATTTACAGACATTTATAAGGTGGATGCAACTATTTCTCAAAGTGCGAGCTTAAAGGACAGAATGAGCCGCATAATTAGTCAAGACATTGCACAGGAAGCAAAGCGTAAAGCAGAGCAGCAGCGTATAATCGGTGGCGAATCGAATGTCCCATCAGTAGAGGAAGTAGTTGTTCAAAAGGAATCAGTAAAGGTGACGACATTAGTACCTATGAAAACATTGGCAACGGAGCAGGATGTCGATCAATATATTTCAACTCTGTCTGCAAAATTAAAGCAAATTATCAAATCAAATAAACAAATTGAGTTTATTGAGTAA
- a CDS encoding DUF1788 domain-containing protein: protein MVNFNERLDKIIPKLKEDKFIEGRGLGNEISFYVFDYEPVHELEMRDYIQHIKKEFDYDGSTRQILEVDLYKTLLEITKEKRIYERIFQMEQRQGKEALFKAMTTFAKPEIFLNKIKEKLEGHNVIFLTGVGKVYPFVRSHNILNNLQEILDKTPVVMFFPGQYDGQSLQLFSKFKDDNYYRAFRLID from the coding sequence ATGGTTAATTTTAATGAGCGACTGGACAAAATTATTCCAAAGCTAAAAGAAGACAAGTTTATTGAAGGTAGAGGTCTAGGTAACGAAATTAGCTTCTATGTATTTGATTACGAGCCTGTTCATGAGCTTGAAATGAGAGATTATATACAGCATATCAAAAAAGAATTCGACTATGATGGCTCAACACGCCAAATATTAGAGGTGGATTTATATAAGACGCTCCTTGAAATCACGAAAGAAAAGCGTATTTATGAGCGGATTTTCCAAATGGAACAAAGGCAGGGCAAGGAAGCATTGTTTAAAGCAATGACAACGTTTGCAAAGCCAGAAATCTTCCTCAATAAAATCAAAGAAAAATTAGAAGGTCATAATGTGATTTTCCTTACAGGTGTAGGGAAGGTATATCCTTTTGTGCGTTCTCATAACATTTTGAACAACCTACAAGAAATTTTAGACAAGACACCAGTTGTTATGTTCTTCCCTGGACAATATGATGGGCAATCATTACAGCTATTTAGCAAATTTAAGGATGACAACTATTACAGAGCATTTCGATTAATTGATTAG
- a CDS encoding DUF1819 family protein has product MTMDIEYSSVLTGAGFMLYEVKQVAKLKQQGFSDKEIRYKVLEENIFQYEKLSSVKRAIPYIIKRVDLLDDSLRQMLIDEPYEVGKVINLYAIMKFDRLFYEFMQEVVAEKLNNNDYYLDKVDVNIFFAAKMEQSAFMAGWSDTTVAKLKQVFKKILLNAGLLNNLKSNELNRLYIDERIKIHLNHLGDAKYVQAMGEAGGYHG; this is encoded by the coding sequence ATGACAATGGATATAGAATATTCTTCTGTCTTAACAGGTGCTGGATTTATGCTTTACGAGGTGAAGCAAGTAGCAAAATTAAAGCAACAAGGTTTTTCTGATAAAGAAATTCGATATAAAGTATTAGAAGAAAACATTTTTCAATATGAAAAGCTTTCAAGTGTTAAAAGAGCAATACCGTATATTATAAAGCGAGTAGACTTACTAGACGATTCACTAAGGCAAATGTTGATTGATGAGCCGTATGAGGTAGGGAAAGTGATCAACCTTTATGCCATCATGAAATTTGATCGTCTTTTTTATGAATTTATGCAGGAAGTTGTAGCTGAAAAGTTAAACAACAATGATTATTACCTTGATAAGGTCGATGTGAATATTTTTTTTGCAGCCAAGATGGAGCAGAGTGCATTTATGGCTGGCTGGTCGGATACAACGGTAGCAAAACTAAAACAGGTGTTCAAAAAAATCTTGTTAAATGCAGGTTTACTGAATAATTTAAAATCCAATGAGTTAAACCGTTTGTATATCGATGAGCGTATAAAAATTCATCTGAATCATCTTGGAGATGCTAAGTATGTACAAGCAATGGGAGAAGCAGGGGGCTATCATGGTTAA
- a CDS encoding TIGR04540 family protein, with protein sequence MFQLVVKRFYRTQRDLAKAINEVVDAYWQEAITEEELISDVHSMYLNNSDKLIKDGVFTKIVQQQCGKRRLSLIKKIVEINK encoded by the coding sequence GTGTTTCAGTTGGTTGTAAAACGTTTTTATCGAACACAGCGTGATTTAGCAAAGGCTATAAATGAAGTAGTAGATGCGTATTGGCAAGAGGCAATAACTGAAGAAGAACTTATTTCAGATGTACATAGTATGTATTTAAATAACTCTGATAAGCTGATTAAGGATGGAGTATTTACAAAAATTGTTCAGCAGCAATGTGGAAAAAGAAGACTTTCGTTAATTAAGAAAATTGTGGAAATTAACAAGTGA